A section of the Jatrophihabitans sp. genome encodes:
- a CDS encoding glycosyltransferase produces MTRIVDAARPETIQDGLDDQVEAACEPQDLTVLTPDSAAWFTIIVPTRNEEGSVRPLLSSLADSLNGIPAEVLFVDDSGDDTPEVIRQTARECGLAVRLLHRPAGARAGGLGGAVVAGLKHARGTWAVVMDGDLQHPPELAARLVQIGQARGLDLVAGTRYLGSGASEGLADGYRRTVSGLATRLTKAVFPRRLSRISDPMSGFFAVRLAALDLDRLDPIGFKILLELMIRQPRLQVAEVPFVFGIRIAGESKASLREGLRFARHMLRLRLLVLRHQVRRSSADNGAGRFARLLAFGAVGATGIGVNTAALWFFSQHVVHPHYLIAAVLATEVSTSWNFMLTEKFVFRGDKPGTRLGRGVRFFLLNHLALLPRLPLLALLVGVFSTNLLIANVITLVLLFLVRFVIADSVIYAKPDEQVVEKQPMRITVDLTGVQRPAAVEPAAEQATSQLPVRRPVSATSRYLPYRYSIDGVLSVGSQVPLKELEYFRAQWLGNDVDLSIRIDQVGAGPRTRALMTQHVAPAGVSYSEHFGRLGANFRVNIGDKIEVTCSPTLARSPHVLYTNVIEALLRFIAVSRGVILLHSACLELDGHGLLLSARTDTGKTGSVLKLLREHGAKFLSDDMTILHPDGHATCFPKPLTISHHTLRAVQAGDLTPAEWRRLKLQSRLHSKEGRNFGLVLAGLNIPIMGINSLTQRIVPPPKYNVDRLVECNVIRNTQIENLFVIERGEPVLADIPFDEAIQTLVENTDDAYGFPPFRQMAPSIVIGDDDYAELRRKERQILIQAMSNIRVRRLGSNTFSWAEDIAHLLRGDTVLKGDTEDQQQPAAAALPAAAPVSAPAAATPPAADPPATGPAVLPAPA; encoded by the coding sequence TTGACCAGAATTGTCGATGCTGCGCGTCCGGAGACGATTCAGGACGGGTTGGACGATCAGGTCGAAGCGGCGTGCGAGCCGCAGGACCTGACCGTCCTGACTCCTGATTCGGCGGCGTGGTTCACCATCATCGTGCCGACCAGAAATGAGGAAGGCTCGGTACGCCCGCTGCTGTCGTCCCTAGCGGACAGTCTCAACGGCATTCCCGCTGAGGTGCTCTTCGTCGATGACAGCGGCGATGACACGCCTGAGGTCATCCGGCAAACGGCTCGCGAGTGCGGGCTGGCGGTACGGCTGCTGCACCGGCCGGCCGGCGCCCGGGCCGGCGGGCTCGGCGGCGCGGTGGTGGCCGGCCTCAAGCACGCCCGGGGAACCTGGGCGGTCGTGATGGACGGCGACCTGCAGCACCCGCCGGAGCTGGCGGCCAGGCTCGTCCAGATCGGGCAGGCCAGGGGGCTGGACCTGGTGGCCGGAACTCGCTATCTCGGCTCGGGCGCATCCGAGGGGTTGGCCGACGGTTACCGGCGCACGGTGTCGGGCCTGGCCACCCGGCTGACCAAGGCGGTGTTCCCGCGGCGGCTGTCGAGGATCTCCGATCCGATGTCGGGCTTCTTCGCCGTCCGGCTGGCGGCCCTGGACCTGGACCGGCTGGACCCGATCGGTTTCAAGATCCTGCTCGAGCTGATGATCCGCCAGCCCCGGCTGCAGGTGGCCGAGGTTCCCTTCGTGTTCGGCATCAGGATCGCCGGTGAGAGCAAGGCGTCGCTGCGCGAGGGCCTGCGCTTCGCCCGGCACATGCTGCGGCTTCGGCTGCTGGTGCTGCGCCACCAGGTGCGCCGATCCTCCGCTGACAACGGCGCCGGCCGGTTCGCCAGGCTGTTGGCCTTCGGCGCGGTCGGGGCCACCGGCATCGGCGTCAACACCGCCGCGCTCTGGTTCTTCTCCCAGCACGTGGTGCACCCGCATTACCTGATCGCCGCGGTGCTGGCGACCGAGGTGTCCACCAGCTGGAACTTCATGCTCACCGAGAAGTTCGTCTTTCGGGGGGACAAGCCTGGAACCCGGCTCGGACGCGGTGTCCGGTTCTTCCTGCTCAACCACCTGGCGTTGCTGCCCCGGCTGCCGTTGCTGGCCCTGCTGGTAGGGGTGTTCTCGACCAACCTGCTGATCGCCAACGTGATCACTCTGGTGCTGCTGTTCCTGGTGAGGTTCGTGATCGCGGACTCGGTGATCTATGCCAAGCCCGACGAGCAGGTCGTGGAGAAGCAGCCGATGCGCATCACCGTCGATCTGACCGGCGTGCAGCGCCCGGCGGCGGTCGAGCCGGCCGCCGAGCAGGCCACCAGCCAGCTGCCGGTCCGCCGTCCGGTCAGCGCGACCAGTCGCTACCTGCCCTACCGCTACTCCATCGACGGCGTGCTCAGCGTCGGTTCGCAGGTGCCGCTGAAGGAGCTGGAGTACTTCCGGGCCCAGTGGCTGGGCAACGACGTCGACCTCAGCATCCGCATCGATCAGGTCGGCGCCGGTCCGCGGACCCGTGCCCTGATGACCCAGCACGTCGCACCCGCCGGTGTCAGCTACTCCGAGCACTTCGGCCGGCTCGGCGCGAACTTCCGGGTCAACATCGGCGACAAGATCGAGGTCACCTGCTCGCCCACGCTGGCGCGCTCGCCGCACGTGCTCTACACCAACGTGATCGAGGCACTGCTGCGATTCATCGCGGTGTCCCGAGGCGTGATCCTGCTGCACTCGGCCTGCTTGGAGCTCGACGGTCACGGCCTGTTGCTGTCGGCCCGCACCGACACCGGCAAGACCGGCAGCGTGCTCAAGCTGCTGCGCGAGCACGGAGCCAAGTTCCTGTCCGACGACATGACGATCCTGCACCCGGACGGCCACGCCACCTGCTTCCCCAAGCCGCTGACGATCAGCCACCACACCCTGCGGGCGGTGCAGGCCGGTGACCTGACGCCGGCCGAGTGGCGACGGCTGAAGCTGCAGAGCAGGCTGCACTCCAAGGAGGGCCGCAACTTCGGCCTGGTGCTGGCCGGATTGAACATTCCGATCATGGGCATCAACTCCCTGACCCAGCGGATCGTGCCGCCGCCGAAGTACAACGTCGATCGCCTGGTGGAGTGCAACGTCATTCGCAACACCCAGATCGAGAACCTGTTCGTGATCGAGCGTGGCGAGCCGGTGCTGGCCGACATCCCGTTCGACGAGGCCATCCAGACCCTGGTGGAGAACACCGATGACGCCTACGGGTTCCCGCCGTTCCGGCAGATGGCGCCCTCGATCGTGATCGGTGACGACGACTACGCCGAGCTGCGCCGCAAGGAACGCCAGATCCTGATCCAGGCGATGAGCAACATCCGGGTGCGCCGGTTGGGCTCCAACACCTTCTCCTGGGCCGAGGACATCGCCCACCTGCTCCGGGGCGACACCGTTCTCAAGGGCGACACCGAGGATCAGCAGCAGCCGGCTGCCGCCGCCCTGCCCGCCGCTGCGCCGGTGAGTGCTCCGGCTGCTGCCACGCCGCCGGCCGCCGACCCGCCGGCTACCGGCCCAGCTGTCCTGCCGGCGCCCGCATGA
- a CDS encoding glycosyltransferase family 39 protein: protein MTSDTEPAFLSAVLAPARESLAARRDARPGGRSLPKLPKLPKLPKLPKLPDNPRLRTVLPVLLILGLAAFLRFWQLDRVGFNSDEAVYTGTAASLAGDETLRQMFPVFRAHPVLLQMLVSFSQYGGVSDWAARAVTALIGVAAVLATYLLGRRLYDHRIGLLAALILAVMPYHVVVSRQVLLDGLMTLCATLVLYCVARYVESAALHWMLASCAVMGLTVLAKETSLVLVGGLYAFFALTPSVRIRLRHVGLGLLVMLAVIAAFPLSLSLSDRASSGQNYLLWQLFRRSNHEPWFYAEVLPPAFGWLTLALAAAGLVLWRGHNTWRERMLLTWLVVPVVFFTVWPVKGYQYLLPIAPVIAILAARALARISTLNVLRRRGRNVATRASLALALALVISLLVPTWSRIQPSTTGTYLAGAGGMPGGREAGRWLHQNVPASAQLLAIGPSMANVLQFYGHRRVFALSVSPDPANRNPSYQPVPNPDLAMRQARFRYLVWDSYTASRSPSFSAKLTELVGKYNGVAVYTSTITVKAKSGQAVEAPVVVIYQVRPS, encoded by the coding sequence ATGACCAGCGACACCGAGCCGGCCTTCTTGTCGGCAGTCCTTGCTCCGGCCCGCGAGAGCCTGGCCGCCCGGCGTGACGCGCGCCCGGGCGGCCGGTCCTTGCCCAAGCTGCCCAAGCTGCCCAAGCTGCCCAAGTTGCCGAAGTTGCCCGACAACCCCCGGCTGCGCACCGTGCTGCCGGTGCTGCTGATCCTCGGCCTGGCCGCATTTCTGCGGTTCTGGCAGCTGGACCGGGTGGGATTCAACAGCGACGAGGCGGTCTACACCGGCACGGCCGCGTCGCTGGCCGGCGATGAGACGCTGCGGCAGATGTTCCCGGTGTTCCGGGCTCATCCGGTGCTCCTGCAGATGCTGGTGTCCTTCAGCCAGTACGGCGGCGTCAGCGACTGGGCGGCCCGCGCGGTCACGGCCCTGATCGGGGTCGCGGCGGTGCTCGCGACCTACCTGCTGGGCCGGCGGCTCTATGACCACCGGATCGGCCTGCTGGCAGCCCTGATCCTCGCTGTGATGCCCTATCACGTGGTGGTCAGCCGCCAGGTGCTGCTGGACGGCCTGATGACGCTGTGCGCCACGCTGGTGCTGTACTGCGTCGCGCGCTACGTCGAGTCCGCCGCCCTGCACTGGATGCTTGCCAGCTGCGCCGTGATGGGCCTGACGGTGCTGGCCAAGGAGACCAGCCTGGTGCTGGTCGGCGGCCTGTACGCGTTCTTCGCCCTGACCCCGTCGGTCCGGATCCGGCTGCGCCACGTGGGTCTGGGCCTGCTGGTGATGCTCGCGGTGATCGCGGCCTTCCCGCTGTCGCTGTCCCTGTCGGACCGGGCCAGCTCCGGCCAGAATTACCTGCTGTGGCAGCTGTTCCGCCGATCCAACCACGAGCCGTGGTTCTACGCCGAGGTGCTGCCGCCCGCGTTCGGCTGGCTGACGTTGGCGCTGGCCGCCGCCGGCCTGGTGCTGTGGCGGGGGCACAACACCTGGCGCGAGCGGATGCTGCTCACCTGGCTGGTGGTGCCCGTGGTGTTCTTCACCGTGTGGCCCGTCAAGGGGTATCAGTACTTGCTGCCGATCGCACCGGTGATCGCCATCCTGGCCGCGCGCGCCCTCGCCCGGATAAGCACCCTGAACGTGCTACGGCGCCGGGGCCGCAACGTCGCCACCCGCGCCTCCCTCGCCCTGGCGCTGGCGCTGGTGATCAGCCTGCTGGTTCCGACCTGGTCACGCATCCAGCCGTCCACCACCGGCACCTACCTGGCCGGCGCCGGCGGCATGCCGGGCGGTCGCGAGGCCGGTCGCTGGCTGCACCAGAACGTGCCGGCCAGCGCCCAGCTGCTGGCGATCGGGCCGTCGATGGCCAATGTGCTGCAGTTCTACGGCCACCGGCGGGTGTTCGCGCTGTCGGTGAGCCCTGACCCCGCCAACCGCAACCCCTCGTACCAGCCGGTGCCCAACCCGGATCTGGCGATGCGCCAGGCCCGGTTCCGGTACCTGGTCTGGGACTCCTACACCGCGTCCCGCTCGCCGTCCTTCAGCGCGAAGTTGACCGAGCTGGTCGGCAAGTACAACGGGGTGGCGGTGTACACCTCGACGATCACCGTGAAGGCCAAGTCGGGCCAGGCCGTTGAGGCGCCGGTCGTCGTGATCTATCAGGTACGTCCATCATGA
- a CDS encoding alkaline phosphatase family protein, with protein sequence MRKLLAATGAALFTAWLASPAAIAAPTSPATQTPIKHFVYMLQGDRSFDNYFGTYPGAEGIPPGVCQKRVVTGTDEGCVEPFPLHGKNVQALGAGSVELNNQYDEGRMDGFVAAYQNQGRDGSSVMGYYDRRDLPAYWGLADRYVLFDHFFSSTRSGQRVNRSYWVSGSPPPPGNPAAVARDYARHPTIFDRLQAAGVDWKFYVQGYDPKQTYRTNSRTTPTTQPVRVPLLNYPRFLDDPALSSRIVDLSQYYRDLDEGTLPAVAYISSNGPSERSTRSVRSGQQLVTNLIGSLMVSDAWKSSAFLLSYDGSGGWYDHVRPPQVDSRGYGMRVPALLVSPYARPGHIHSEVLDYTSALAFIQQNWGLKPLAARDAAATSIAGAFDFPAGPRPAELRFAEPAVARVPITSVSVVFWCYGVVLGLVAGVVAFAIVRSRRRPPASPAQGKSPQSVLVRAKT encoded by the coding sequence ATGAGAAAGCTGCTCGCCGCTACCGGAGCGGCCCTGTTCACCGCGTGGCTGGCCTCACCGGCCGCCATCGCGGCGCCTACCAGCCCCGCCACCCAGACCCCGATCAAGCATTTCGTCTACATGCTGCAGGGGGACCGGTCCTTCGACAACTACTTCGGCACCTACCCCGGCGCCGAAGGCATCCCGCCGGGCGTCTGCCAGAAGCGGGTCGTCACCGGTACCGACGAGGGTTGCGTCGAGCCGTTCCCGCTGCACGGCAAGAACGTCCAGGCACTGGGCGCGGGCTCCGTGGAGCTGAACAACCAGTACGACGAGGGCCGGATGGACGGCTTCGTGGCGGCCTATCAGAACCAGGGCCGGGACGGCAGCTCCGTGATGGGCTACTACGACCGGCGTGACCTGCCGGCCTACTGGGGGTTGGCAGACCGCTACGTCCTGTTCGACCACTTCTTCTCCTCAACCCGGTCCGGGCAGCGGGTCAACCGCTCGTACTGGGTGTCAGGCAGCCCGCCGCCGCCGGGCAACCCGGCGGCGGTCGCGCGTGACTACGCCCGGCACCCGACGATCTTCGACCGGCTGCAGGCCGCCGGAGTCGACTGGAAGTTCTACGTGCAGGGCTATGACCCGAAGCAGACCTACCGGACCAACTCCAGGACCACTCCGACCACCCAGCCGGTGCGGGTCCCGTTGCTGAACTACCCGAGGTTCCTCGATGATCCGGCGTTGAGCTCGCGCATCGTGGACCTCTCGCAGTACTACCGCGATCTCGACGAGGGAACGCTGCCGGCGGTGGCCTACATCTCCAGCAACGGCCCCAGCGAGCGATCGACCCGCTCGGTGCGCAGCGGCCAGCAACTGGTCACCAACCTGATCGGCTCGCTGATGGTGAGCGATGCCTGGAAGTCCTCGGCGTTCCTGCTGTCCTATGACGGATCCGGTGGCTGGTATGACCATGTGCGGCCGCCGCAGGTCGACTCGCGGGGTTACGGCATGCGGGTTCCGGCGCTGCTGGTCAGTCCCTACGCCCGTCCCGGGCACATCCATTCCGAGGTGCTCGACTACACCAGCGCGCTGGCTTTCATACAGCAGAACTGGGGGCTGAAGCCGCTGGCCGCACGCGATGCCGCGGCCACCTCGATCGCCGGCGCCTTTGACTTCCCGGCAGGTCCCCGGCCCGCCGAACTCCGGTTCGCCGAACCAGCCGTGGCCAGAGTGCCGATCACCTCGGTCTCGGTGGTGTTCTGGTGTTACGGCGTGGTGCTGGGCCTGGTCGCCGGGGTGGTGGCTTTCGCCATCGTCCGCAGTCGGCGCAGGCCGCCGGCATCGCCGGCGCAGGGCAAGAGTCCGCAATCGGTTCTAGTGAGGGCAAAGACATGA
- a CDS encoding endo-1,3-alpha-glucanase family glycosylhydrolase has translation MRRAVTGTALSALLLLAIALLGQAPVSATSPTAAPTATPAGVPGPPLFAYYYQWFVPNSWNRAKTDLPELGLYSSEDPWVMRKHIQQAKAAGITGFIVSWKDTPTNTRRLRTLMTVAAEERFSLSMIYQGLDFYRNPLPVARVAADFVTFAKQFAPNPVFARLGGKPLSIFSGTWAYSHADVARVTSAVRPGMLVLSTEKNVEGYRRLADVTDGDAYYWSSVNPATNPTYTTKLKEMSEAVHADGKYWIAPFAPGFDARLVGGTKEVPRNDGATLRTQYATALKSSPDALGLISWNEFSENTHVEPSKKYGDRYLKVLAELRHTSPPEPATAVDSSAQPLPTEADRQVPTVVLLLGLPALLITGLTLLGRRLRHRHRMAGAGSVAGGEPGHVALHRNAPS, from the coding sequence ATGAGGCGCGCTGTCACCGGGACAGCGCTCAGCGCACTGCTGTTGCTGGCGATAGCACTGCTAGGCCAGGCGCCGGTCTCGGCAACCAGTCCGACCGCGGCCCCGACCGCGACGCCGGCCGGCGTGCCGGGACCCCCGCTGTTCGCCTACTACTACCAGTGGTTCGTGCCCAACTCCTGGAACCGGGCCAAGACCGATCTGCCTGAGCTGGGCCTCTACTCCAGCGAGGACCCCTGGGTGATGCGCAAGCACATCCAGCAGGCCAAGGCCGCCGGCATCACCGGTTTCATCGTGAGCTGGAAGGACACCCCGACCAATACCCGGCGGCTGCGCACCCTGATGACAGTGGCGGCCGAGGAACGCTTCAGCCTGTCGATGATCTATCAGGGGCTGGACTTCTACCGCAACCCGTTGCCGGTGGCTCGGGTGGCGGCGGACTTCGTCACCTTTGCCAAGCAGTTTGCCCCCAACCCGGTGTTCGCCCGGTTGGGGGGCAAGCCGCTGTCGATCTTCAGCGGCACCTGGGCCTACTCCCACGCCGACGTGGCCAGGGTCACCTCGGCGGTGCGGCCGGGCATGCTGGTGCTCTCGACCGAGAAGAACGTCGAGGGCTACCGGCGGCTGGCCGACGTCACCGATGGCGATGCCTATTACTGGTCCTCGGTCAACCCGGCCACCAACCCGACTTACACCACCAAGCTCAAGGAGATGAGCGAGGCGGTGCACGCCGACGGCAAGTACTGGATCGCGCCGTTCGCGCCCGGTTTCGACGCCAGGCTGGTCGGCGGAACCAAGGAGGTGCCAAGGAACGACGGCGCGACGTTGCGCACCCAGTACGCCACGGCTTTGAAATCCTCGCCCGACGCGCTGGGTCTGATCAGCTGGAACGAGTTCAGCGAGAACACGCACGTGGAGCCTTCGAAGAAGTACGGGGATCGATATCTCAAGGTGCTGGCCGAGCTACGCCACACCAGTCCTCCGGAGCCTGCCACCGCTGTCGATTCCAGCGCCCAGCCGCTGCCCACCGAGGCCGACCGCCAGGTGCCCACCGTGGTGCTGCTGCTCGGGCTACCGGCCCTGCTGATCACGGGACTGACCCTGCTCGGTCGCCGGCTGCGGCACCGGCACCGGATGGCGGGCGCCGGTTCGGTGGCCGGCGGTGAGCCGGGGCACGTGGCGCTGCATCGCAACGCCCCCTCGTAG
- a CDS encoding response regulator transcription factor, which translates to MGEAIRVLVVQSGALMRQAVVQRLESSGATVVGQAETNAEALVEYAQRYPDVVTVDVRLGAESGLVLIQDLLECHPDAVVVVYSGHGDRHLAEQAVAAGAAGYICRGASRAELSECLRLAVSGVRPLLDQRLVEVRSQSLPEPVAGAAVQLTARQRQVLHLVASGTTSNKDLARELVISEKTVKSHIERITANLDVSRRTQLPLRALELGLLPEQPVARAPNSQITAMAASRGVG; encoded by the coding sequence ATGGGCGAAGCGATTCGGGTGCTGGTAGTGCAGTCTGGCGCACTCATGCGGCAGGCAGTCGTCCAACGATTGGAAAGCAGCGGGGCGACAGTCGTCGGGCAGGCCGAGACCAACGCCGAAGCCCTCGTCGAGTACGCCCAGCGATATCCGGATGTGGTGACGGTCGACGTCCGGCTGGGTGCGGAGTCCGGCCTGGTGCTGATCCAGGACCTGCTCGAGTGCCATCCCGACGCGGTCGTCGTGGTCTATTCCGGGCACGGTGACCGGCACCTGGCCGAACAGGCGGTGGCCGCCGGGGCGGCCGGTTATATCTGCAGGGGCGCCAGCCGGGCCGAGCTGTCGGAATGCCTCCGGCTCGCGGTTTCCGGAGTGCGCCCGCTGCTCGATCAGCGGCTGGTCGAGGTGCGCTCGCAGAGCCTGCCGGAACCGGTCGCCGGCGCCGCTGTCCAGCTGACTGCCCGGCAACGCCAGGTGCTGCACCTGGTGGCGTCGGGCACCACGTCGAACAAGGACCTCGCCCGCGAGCTGGTCATCTCCGAGAAGACGGTCAAGAGTCACATCGAGCGGATAACCGCCAACCTCGACGTCTCGCGGCGGACCCAGTTGCCGTTGCGAGCGCTGGAACTCGGGCTGCTACCGGAGCAGCCGGTGGCTCGGGCGCCCAACAGTCAGATCACCGCGATGGCGGCGTCGCGCGGAGTGGGGTAG
- the ctaD gene encoding cytochrome c oxidase subunit I: protein MTDIVDRARAVEPQPILVRPYAATPNPRGSLFLRMLRTTDHKLIGQMYLVTSFVFFMLGGLLAMVMRGELALPGMQFLSPEQYNQLFTMHGTIMLLLFATPLVFAFANLVVPLQIGSPDVAFPRLNALSYWLFLFGGLTVVSGALTPQGAPDFGWTAYTPLSNMQHSPNVGPDLWIMGLVVGGLGTILGAVNMITTILCLRAPGMTMFRMPIFTWNILATSLLVLLAFPILTAALVVLWADRHLGAQVYAAENGGPVLYQHLFWFFGHPEVYIVALPFFGIITEVIPVFSRTPLFGYKGMVLATLGITGLSLTVWAHHMYATGVVLLPFFAFLTYLIAVPTGLKFFNWIGTMWRGSITFETPMLWAIGFMVTFLLGGLTGVILASPPLDFHLTDTYFVVAHFHYVLFGTIVFAAFAGIYFWFPKFTGRYLDERLGKLHFWLTFIGFHVTFLIQHWLGNAGMTRRYADYLPMDEFTTMHIISTLGSFVLGASMLPFLYNIYKSYRFGEIVTQDDAWGHANSLEWATSCPPPRHNFTSMPRIRSDRPAFEAHYPHLIPRLEREAHAEKRHHKNVAQAGVAAVGAEGGKPRSERDPQPGPS from the coding sequence ATGACTGACATCGTTGATCGCGCCAGGGCGGTCGAACCTCAACCCATCCTGGTCCGGCCATACGCTGCTACGCCGAACCCGCGCGGCTCGCTGTTCCTCAGGATGCTGCGCACCACCGACCACAAGCTCATCGGGCAGATGTACCTGGTGACCTCGTTCGTCTTCTTCATGCTCGGTGGCCTGCTCGCGATGGTGATGCGCGGCGAGCTGGCCCTGCCGGGGATGCAGTTCCTGTCGCCGGAGCAGTACAACCAGCTGTTCACCATGCACGGCACGATCATGCTGCTGCTGTTCGCGACGCCGCTGGTGTTCGCGTTCGCGAACCTGGTGGTGCCGCTGCAGATCGGCTCGCCGGACGTGGCGTTCCCGCGGCTGAACGCCTTGTCCTACTGGCTGTTCCTGTTCGGTGGCCTGACCGTGGTCTCCGGCGCCCTGACGCCACAGGGCGCGCCGGACTTCGGCTGGACCGCCTACACCCCGCTCAGCAACATGCAGCACTCGCCCAACGTCGGGCCCGACCTGTGGATCATGGGACTGGTGGTCGGTGGTCTGGGCACCATCCTGGGCGCGGTCAACATGATCACCACCATCCTGTGCCTGCGCGCGCCCGGCATGACGATGTTCCGGATGCCGATCTTCACCTGGAACATCCTGGCCACCTCGCTGCTGGTGCTGCTGGCCTTCCCGATCCTGACCGCCGCGCTGGTGGTGCTGTGGGCCGACCGGCATCTGGGCGCGCAGGTGTACGCCGCGGAGAACGGCGGGCCGGTGCTGTACCAACACCTGTTCTGGTTCTTCGGCCATCCCGAGGTCTACATCGTGGCGTTGCCGTTCTTCGGCATCATCACCGAGGTCATCCCGGTGTTCAGCCGCACCCCGCTGTTCGGGTACAAGGGCATGGTGCTGGCCACCCTGGGCATCACCGGCCTGTCGCTGACGGTGTGGGCGCACCACATGTACGCCACCGGGGTGGTGCTGCTGCCGTTCTTCGCCTTCCTGACCTACCTGATCGCGGTGCCCACCGGGCTGAAGTTCTTCAACTGGATAGGCACCATGTGGCGGGGCTCGATCACCTTCGAGACGCCCATGCTGTGGGCGATCGGGTTCATGGTGACCTTCTTGCTCGGCGGCCTGACCGGCGTCATCCTGGCCTCGCCGCCGCTGGACTTTCACCTGACCGACACGTACTTCGTGGTGGCGCACTTCCACTACGTGCTGTTCGGCACCATCGTGTTCGCGGCCTTCGCCGGCATCTACTTCTGGTTCCCGAAGTTCACCGGCCGCTACCTCGACGAGCGGCTGGGCAAGCTGCACTTCTGGTTGACGTTCATCGGCTTCCACGTCACGTTCCTGATCCAGCACTGGCTGGGCAACGCGGGCATGACCCGGCGCTACGCCGACTACCTGCCGATGGACGAGTTCACCACCATGCACATCATCTCGACCCTGGGGTCCTTCGTGCTCGGGGCCTCGATGCTGCCGTTCCTGTACAACATCTACAAGTCCTACCGCTTCGGCGAGATCGTGACGCAGGACGACGCCTGGGGCCACGCCAACTCGCTCGAGTGGGCGACCTCCTGCCCGCCGCCGCGGCACAACTTCACCTCGATGCCCCGGATCCGCTCGGATCGCCCGGCGTTCGAGGCGCACTACCCGCACCTGATCCCGCGGCTGGAACGCGAGGCGCACGCCGAGAAGCGCCATCACAAGAATGTCGCGCAAGCCGGTGTGGCTGCGGTCGGCGCCGAGGGCGGCAAGCCCCGCAGCGAGCGTGACCCGCAGCCCGGGCCCAGCTAG
- a CDS encoding carbohydrate ABC transporter permease, whose protein sequence is MTSLAPGGATAATGPDPQEPARTAKPRKPGAKTPLGQVLFWLMLGVLSLIFLAPLLWMVSTSFKTPEASTSLELSWIPQPWDVSAYQTLFSAGSANPVLRWFFNSMFSAAVNAILIVAVDACAAYALARMDFPGKKLIFTTVITTIFLPSFVFLIPNFLIVSQLGWLDSLWAIIVPSAGGAFGVFFLRQFFSTLPKELEEAAIIDGANQWKIFIKVILPLSRPALSTLAVLSFLTNWNDFLWPVYVLFSPETQTLPSGLAKLQNAATVNYPIIMAGAVVASVPVIMIFIIAQRQVIESVSRSGLKG, encoded by the coding sequence ATGACGAGCCTCGCACCCGGCGGCGCCACCGCCGCCACCGGCCCCGACCCGCAGGAGCCGGCTCGCACCGCCAAACCCCGCAAGCCGGGGGCCAAGACACCGCTCGGGCAGGTCCTCTTCTGGCTGATGCTGGGGGTGCTGAGCCTGATCTTCCTGGCGCCGCTGCTGTGGATGGTCAGCACGTCGTTCAAGACGCCCGAGGCCTCGACCAGCCTGGAGCTGTCCTGGATACCCCAACCCTGGGACGTCTCGGCCTACCAGACCCTGTTCAGCGCGGGATCGGCCAACCCGGTGCTGCGCTGGTTCTTCAACAGCATGTTCTCCGCGGCGGTGAACGCGATACTGATCGTCGCCGTGGACGCCTGCGCCGCCTACGCGCTGGCCCGGATGGACTTTCCGGGTAAGAAGCTCATCTTCACCACCGTGATCACCACGATCTTTCTGCCGTCGTTCGTGTTCCTGATCCCCAACTTCTTGATCGTCAGCCAGCTGGGCTGGCTGGACTCGTTGTGGGCGATCATCGTTCCCAGCGCAGGCGGCGCCTTCGGGGTGTTCTTCCTCCGGCAGTTCTTCTCCACACTGCCCAAGGAGCTGGAGGAGGCCGCCATCATCGACGGCGCCAACCAGTGGAAGATCTTCATCAAGGTGATCCTGCCGCTGTCCAGACCGGCCCTGTCGACGTTGGCGGTGCTGTCGTTCCTGACCAACTGGAACGACTTCCTGTGGCCGGTGTACGTGCTGTTCAGCCCGGAGACCCAGACACTGCCGTCCGGCCTGGCGAAGTTGCAGAACGCGGCGACGGTGAACTACCCGATCATCATGGCCGGCGCCGTGGTGGCCAGCGTGCCGGTGATCATGATCTTCATCATCGCGCAGCGACAGGTCATCGAGAGCGTCTCGCGCTCTGGTTTGAAGGGGTAA